From Megalobrama amblycephala isolate DHTTF-2021 linkage group LG24, ASM1881202v1, whole genome shotgun sequence, the proteins below share one genomic window:
- the znf362b gene encoding zinc finger protein 362b isoform X2 has translation MAEPRFNNPYFWPPPPSMPGQLDNLVLIDKIKEQLMAEKIRPPHLPPTTVPSQQTLLVASPPSDGGQHVMSLPKLQQVPGLQAHNSSQPDIALHARPASSTIAELTIDDKSAVKAKGLWEDWHMRQAVDQASRANHRSGLTLSSRTESHNTSEAITPTTPTSSSQNRLGGAPSLNTISGLASGPGMEHMKSGGLMGMLGPQPKAPRGRKKIKAENNTGPLLVVPYPLLASGPDQAVTIAKEGKTYRCKVCPLTFFNKSEMQIHSKSHTEAKPHKCPHCSKSFANASYLAQHLRIHLGIKPYHCSYCENSFRQLSHLQQHTRIHTGDRPYKCAQPGCEKAFTQLSNLQSHQRQHNKDKPYKCPNCYRAYTDSASLQIHLSAHAIKNAKSYCCSMCGRAYTSETYLMKHMSKHTVVEHLVSHHSPQRTESPSIPIRISLI, from the exons ATGGCAGAGCCTCGATTCAATAATCCATATTTCTGGCCACCGCCTCCCTCTATGCCTGGTCAA CTGGATAACCTGGTTCTTATCGACAAAATCAAAGAGCAACTGATGGCTGAAAAGATTAGACCTCCGCATTTGCCGCCCACCACTGTTCCCTCTCAGCAGACCCTGCTGGTGGCCTCTCCACCTTCAGATGGTGGGCAACACGTGATGTCTCTCCCCAAGCTGCAGCAGGTGCCGGGTCTTCAGGCCCACAATTCCTCTCAGCCTGACATCGCCCTGCACGCCCGCCCAGCATCAAGCACCATTGCAG AGCTGACTATTGATGACAAGTCTGCGGTGAAGGCAAAGGGGTTATGGGAAGACTGGCATATGCGACAAGCAGTGGACCAAGCCTCCAGAGCAAATCATCGCTCAG GTCTCACGCTGTCATCGCGCACTGAAAGCCACAACACCTCTGAGGCTATAACTCCCACCACCCCGACATCTAGCAGTCAGAACCGCTTAGGCGGAGCACCTTCCTTAAACACCATTTCCGGCCTGGCCAGCGGTCCTGGCATGGAGCACATGAAAAGTGGAGGTCTGATGGGGATGCTGGGACCACAGCCCAAAGCTCCACGGGGCCGCAAGAAGATTAAAGCAGAGAACAACACGGGCCCCTTGCTGGTGGTGCCCTACCCGCTTCTGGCCTCAGGCCCTGACCAGGCGGTTACCATCGCCAAAGAGGGAAAAACATACAG GTGCAAAGTGTGTCCGCTCACTTTCTTCAACAAGTCAGAGATGCAGATTCATTCCAAGTCCCACACGGAGGCCAAACCCCACAAGTGCCCTCACTGTTCGAAGTCCTTCGCCAACGCCTCATACCTAGCACAGCACTTACGTATTCACTTAGGCATTAAGCCCTACCACTGCTCCTATTGCGAGAACTCCTTCCGCCAGTTATCACACCTCCAACAGCACACCAG GATTCATACTGGTGACAGACCATATAAATGTGCCCAGCCTGGATGCGAAAAGGCATTCACACAACTCTCAAACCTACAG TCTCACCAGAGACAGCATAACAAAGACAAGCCATACAAATGTCCAAACTGCTACCGGGCCTACACAGACTCAGCCTCCTTACAGATCCATCTCTCCGCACACGCCATCAAGAACGCTAAATCGTACTGTTGCAGCATGTGTGGCCGCGCATACACCTCA GAGACCTACCTTATGAAGCACATGTCCAAACACACCGTGGTGGAGCATCTCGTCAGCCACCATTCCCCACAGAGAACAGAATCTCCCAGCATCCCCATACGCATTTCACTTATTTGA
- the znf362b gene encoding zinc finger protein 362b isoform X1 codes for MAEPRFNNPYFWPPPPSMPGQSSLTADFLQLDNLVLIDKIKEQLMAEKIRPPHLPPTTVPSQQTLLVASPPSDGGQHVMSLPKLQQVPGLQAHNSSQPDIALHARPASSTIAELTIDDKSAVKAKGLWEDWHMRQAVDQASRANHRSGLTLSSRTESHNTSEAITPTTPTSSSQNRLGGAPSLNTISGLASGPGMEHMKSGGLMGMLGPQPKAPRGRKKIKAENNTGPLLVVPYPLLASGPDQAVTIAKEGKTYRCKVCPLTFFNKSEMQIHSKSHTEAKPHKCPHCSKSFANASYLAQHLRIHLGIKPYHCSYCENSFRQLSHLQQHTRIHTGDRPYKCAQPGCEKAFTQLSNLQSHQRQHNKDKPYKCPNCYRAYTDSASLQIHLSAHAIKNAKSYCCSMCGRAYTSETYLMKHMSKHTVVEHLVSHHSPQRTESPSIPIRISLI; via the exons ATGGCAGAGCCTCGATTCAATAATCCATATTTCTGGCCACCGCCTCCCTCTATGCCTGGTCAA TCAAGCTTAACCGCTGACTTTTTACAGCTGGATAACCTGGTTCTTATCGACAAAATCAAAGAGCAACTGATGGCTGAAAAGATTAGACCTCCGCATTTGCCGCCCACCACTGTTCCCTCTCAGCAGACCCTGCTGGTGGCCTCTCCACCTTCAGATGGTGGGCAACACGTGATGTCTCTCCCCAAGCTGCAGCAGGTGCCGGGTCTTCAGGCCCACAATTCCTCTCAGCCTGACATCGCCCTGCACGCCCGCCCAGCATCAAGCACCATTGCAG AGCTGACTATTGATGACAAGTCTGCGGTGAAGGCAAAGGGGTTATGGGAAGACTGGCATATGCGACAAGCAGTGGACCAAGCCTCCAGAGCAAATCATCGCTCAG GTCTCACGCTGTCATCGCGCACTGAAAGCCACAACACCTCTGAGGCTATAACTCCCACCACCCCGACATCTAGCAGTCAGAACCGCTTAGGCGGAGCACCTTCCTTAAACACCATTTCCGGCCTGGCCAGCGGTCCTGGCATGGAGCACATGAAAAGTGGAGGTCTGATGGGGATGCTGGGACCACAGCCCAAAGCTCCACGGGGCCGCAAGAAGATTAAAGCAGAGAACAACACGGGCCCCTTGCTGGTGGTGCCCTACCCGCTTCTGGCCTCAGGCCCTGACCAGGCGGTTACCATCGCCAAAGAGGGAAAAACATACAG GTGCAAAGTGTGTCCGCTCACTTTCTTCAACAAGTCAGAGATGCAGATTCATTCCAAGTCCCACACGGAGGCCAAACCCCACAAGTGCCCTCACTGTTCGAAGTCCTTCGCCAACGCCTCATACCTAGCACAGCACTTACGTATTCACTTAGGCATTAAGCCCTACCACTGCTCCTATTGCGAGAACTCCTTCCGCCAGTTATCACACCTCCAACAGCACACCAG GATTCATACTGGTGACAGACCATATAAATGTGCCCAGCCTGGATGCGAAAAGGCATTCACACAACTCTCAAACCTACAG TCTCACCAGAGACAGCATAACAAAGACAAGCCATACAAATGTCCAAACTGCTACCGGGCCTACACAGACTCAGCCTCCTTACAGATCCATCTCTCCGCACACGCCATCAAGAACGCTAAATCGTACTGTTGCAGCATGTGTGGCCGCGCATACACCTCA GAGACCTACCTTATGAAGCACATGTCCAAACACACCGTGGTGGAGCATCTCGTCAGCCACCATTCCCCACAGAGAACAGAATCTCCCAGCATCCCCATACGCATTTCACTTATTTGA